From Pandoraea vervacti, the proteins below share one genomic window:
- a CDS encoding NADH:flavin oxidoreductase encodes MTEILLDALFQPFELKSLKLRNRVVMAPMTRSFSPEGVPGADVAEYYRRRASHGVGLILSEGTVIDRPASSNDPNIPHFHGDAALAGWQRVIDGVHAAGGAMGPQIWHVGSVRSPMTDWVPASGIESPSGLIDATRTRGVAMTEEAIADTIAAFARAAADARRLGFDVVEIHGAHGYLIDQFFWGATNRRTDQYGGATLKARSRFAVEVVRAVRRAVGEEMPIVMRLSQWKQQDYAVRLAESPDAMAEWLVPLVEAGVDILHCSQRRFWDAEFPEIDGAGGLNFAGWAKKLTGAATITVGSVGLSGDFLGAFGGETSQPASLVNLIQRLERREFDLVAVGRALLSDPAWVHKLRERGPLAGFKPADLATLY; translated from the coding sequence ATGACAGAAATTTTGCTCGACGCCCTGTTCCAGCCGTTCGAACTCAAATCCCTGAAGCTCCGCAATCGTGTGGTGATGGCGCCCATGACGCGCTCGTTTTCGCCCGAAGGCGTACCCGGCGCAGACGTGGCCGAGTACTACCGCCGCCGGGCGAGCCACGGCGTCGGACTGATTCTGTCCGAAGGCACCGTGATCGATCGTCCCGCCTCGAGCAATGACCCCAACATCCCGCATTTTCACGGCGATGCCGCCCTGGCCGGATGGCAACGCGTCATCGACGGTGTTCATGCGGCGGGCGGTGCCATGGGGCCGCAGATCTGGCATGTCGGATCGGTCCGGAGCCCCATGACCGACTGGGTGCCGGCCTCAGGCATCGAGAGCCCGTCGGGCCTGATCGATGCGACTCGGACCCGGGGCGTCGCAATGACAGAGGAGGCGATTGCCGACACCATCGCGGCCTTCGCGCGTGCGGCGGCCGATGCGCGCCGACTTGGGTTCGATGTCGTTGAAATTCACGGCGCGCATGGCTACTTGATCGACCAGTTCTTCTGGGGCGCCACCAATCGGCGCACCGATCAGTATGGCGGCGCCACGCTCAAGGCGCGTTCACGCTTTGCCGTCGAGGTGGTTCGCGCGGTCCGGCGTGCGGTGGGCGAGGAGATGCCCATCGTCATGCGCCTGAGCCAGTGGAAACAGCAAGATTACGCCGTACGGCTGGCGGAGTCTCCCGATGCCATGGCCGAGTGGCTGGTGCCGCTCGTGGAGGCCGGCGTCGACATTCTGCATTGCTCCCAGCGACGTTTCTGGGACGCCGAATTTCCCGAGATCGATGGTGCGGGCGGCCTCAACTTCGCCGGTTGGGCCAAAAAGCTGACCGGAGCCGCCACGATTACCGTGGGGTCGGTCGGGCTGTCGGGAGATTTTCTGGGGGCGTTCGGTGGCGAGACGTCGCAGCCCGCGAGTCTGGTCAACCTGATTCAGCGGCTGGAGCGCCGTGAGTTCGATCTGGTCGCGGTGGGGCGCGCCTTGCTGAGCGACCCGGCGTGGGTACACAAGTTGCGCGAGCGCGGGCCGCTTGCAGGCTTCAAACCGGCCGATTTGGCGACCTTGTATTGA